A region from the Gossypium hirsutum isolate 1008001.06 chromosome A08, Gossypium_hirsutum_v2.1, whole genome shotgun sequence genome encodes:
- the LOC107927011 gene encoding myosin-11 isoform X1 gives MFKSVRWRSDKDRIKAVFKLQFHATQLAESKLQALMISVIPDDGGKPIKTLEKATVQDGNCRWENPLYETVKFVREPKTGKINERIYHFILSTGVEKGGSVGEVSVDFAVYAEANRTFTVSLPLNNSNSKAILHVSIQRLHENADQREVEETEDASFKLQERSLKAHLSNGYEDESIKKDLIEDASFSKTTHNVELRGNHKGSDGSDITISSSNSSSELDTPRELGMKDDNVKNEWSAGSDHGMSTEDSNSSQDNFPRENCQHGSDSEIEKLKNEINALSRQVDVSDMELQTLRKLIVKESKRGQDLSREVVTLKEERDALKLECNRLKAFQKQKNDAKLNNRLQFQNGDPWVLVQEIREELKYEKDLNSNLRLQLQKTQESNAELILAVQDLEEMLDAKNMEMPNTPNKSGSHGSSKELRGTISRSDRDENGYKRASEHLVKEHRGTKETSLLEQKVMDLNSELEIYKRDKDELEAQMEQLALDYEILKQENHDISYKLEQTRLREQLKIQYECPSSSATINELENQIECLQRELSKQSKEFSGSLATINELETHIRSLEEELEKQAKVFERDLGSVTQNKVEQEQRAIRAEEALQMTRLKNANTAEKLQEEFKKLSMQMASTFDANEKVATNALVEANELRLQRNQLEELLKKAKEELQSVTEDYEAKLCDLSNLVKLKSNQIEQMLEEIDDKSKQLEHQKKHVEEVSGAFSKEISRLKAEIDKLTTEKKCLCEQAEQMESLKLELEHTKALVQGTEEQMQSGNLERNNLVSAIALMKKEATKSEEELQRMRHLKEEKDASIESLLSELDTLKAQCDKLKHSVFEDEIEKEKLRKQVVQLKTDLKKKEDAFTGMEKKLKESNRRGVVSDGTRTPLRNNKSAVVPHSLKEVASLRETIKLLEGQIKLKEAALETSTNVFLEKEKDLQKKIDELENKLNEYNTGFCSYQLQKLQVFKDTKEVTSNVKACISKENGYAVPFVKSSDGGNHDELMAELTSLKERNKSMENELKDMQERYSDISLKFAEVEGERQQLVMTVRNLMNAKKS, from the exons ATGTTTAAGTCGGTGAGATGGAGGAGCGACAAGGACAGGATCAAAGCTGTCTTCAAGTTGCAGTTCCATGCTACTCAA TTGGCAGAGTCAAAATTGCAAGCATTGATGATATCAGTAATTCCTGACGATGGGGGAAAACCGATAAAAACATTAGAAAAGGCGACAGTTCAGGACGGAAACTGTCGATGGGAGAATCCACTTTACGAGACCGTTAAATTTGTTAGGGAGCCAAAAACTGGAAAGATCAAtgaaagaatctatcattttattttatcaaca GGTGTGGAAAAAGGAGGTTCGGTGGGGGAAGTTTCAGTTGATTTTGCTGTTTATGCTGAGGCAAATAGAACTTTCACCGTTTCTCTTCCATTAAATAATTCAAACTCTAAAGCAATTTTGCAT GTCTCAATACAGAGGTTGCATGAAAATGCTGATCAAAG AGAGGTGGAAGAAACTGAAGATGCAAGTTTTAAATTGCAAGAGAGGAGCTTGAAGGCCCACTTGAGCAATGGTTATGAAGATGAAAGCATTAAGAAGGATCTCATTGAA GATGCATCTTTCAGCAAAACCACCCACAATGTTGAATTGCGTGGAAATCATAAAGGATCTGATGGATCTGATATTACCATTTCAAGTTCTAATAGTAGCTCTGAACTTGATACTCCACGAGAACTTGGAATGAAGGATGACAATGTAAAGAATGAGTGGTCGGCAGGTTCTGATCACGGAATGAGTACTGAAGACTCCAACAGTTCCCAGGACAACTTTCCACGAGAAAATTGCCAACATGGTTCAGATAGTGAGATTGAAAAGCTCAAGAATGAGATCAATGCTTTGTCCAGACAAGTGGATGTGTCAGATATGGAATTGCAGACTCTGAGGAAGCTAATTGTAAAGGAGAGCAAAAGGGGGCAGGATCTCTCACGGGAAGTTGTTACTTTGAAAGAAGAAAGAGATGCACTCAAATTAGAATGTAATAGACTGAAGGCCTTTCAGAAGCAAAAGAATGATGCAAAACTAAACAACAGGCTGCAGTTTCAGAATGGGGATCCCTGGGTTCTGGTTCAAGAAATCAGAGAAGAGCTGAAATATGAGAAGGACCTGAATTCCAATCTTCGGTTACAACTGCAGAAGACACAGGAATCAAATGCTGAGTTAATCCTTGCTGTACAAGACCTAGAAGAAATGTTGGATGCAAAGAACATGGAGATGCCCAACACTCCCAACAAATCAGGGTCCCATGGCAGTTCTAAAGAATTGAGAGGCACCATCTCAAGAAGTGACAGAGATGAGAATGGATATAAGAGGGCATCGGAACATCTTGTTAAAGAACACAGAGGCACCAAGGAAACCTCTCTCCTGGAGCAGAAGGTCATGGATCTCAACAGTGAGTTGGAGATCTACAAGAGAGATAAAGATGAGCTCGAGGCACAAATGGAGCAGCTGGCACTTGACTATGAAATACTGAAGCAGGAAAATCATGACATCTCATACAAATTAGAGCAAACCCGGCTGCGAGAACAACTGAAGATACAGTATGAGTGCCCATCTTCTTCCGCTACTATAAATGAACTCGAGAACCAAATTGAATGCTTGCAAAGGGAACTCAGCAAGCAATCAAAAGAATTCTCCGGCTCTTTGGCGACTATAAATGAACTCGAAACCCACATCAGAAGCTTGGAGGAGGAGTTAGAAAAACAGGCAAAAGTGTTTGAAAGGGATCTAGGATCTGTCACACAAAACAAAGTTGAGCAGGAGCAAAGAGCTATTAGAGCTGAGGAAGCCTTACAAATGACAAGATTGAAGAATGCAAATACAGCTGAAAAGCTACAAGAGGAATTTAAAAAACTCTCCATGCAGATGGCCTCAACATTTGATGCAAATGAGAAGGTGGCTACAAATGCTCTAGTTGAAGCTAATGAACTCCGCTTGCAGAGAAATCAGCTGGAAGAACTGCTCAAGAAAGCTAAGGAAGAGCTCCAATCAGTTACTGAGGATTATGAAGCGAAACTCTGTGACCTTTCCAATCTAGTAAAGTTAAAATCAAATCAGATAGAGCAGATGTTGGAGGAAATTGATGACAAATCTAAGCAGCTTGAACACCAAAAGAAGCATGTGGAAGAAGTTAGTGGGGCTTTTTCTAAGGAGATCAGTAGGCTAAAAGCTGAGATTGACAAGCTGACTACCGAAAAGAAATGCCTATGTGAACAAGCTGAGCAGATGGAAAGCTTGAAACTTGAGTTGGAACATACAAAAGCACTTGTCCAAGGAACTGAAGAGCAGATGCAAAGTggaaatttagaaagaaataatcTAGTGAGTGCGATTGCTTTGATGAAAAAGGAAGCAACTAAGTCAGAGGAGGAGTTGCAGAGAATGAGGCATTTGAAGGAAGAGAAAGATGCATCAATTGAATCCTTACTATCAGAGCTGGACACCCTCAAAGCTCAGTGCGATAAATTGAAACATTCTGTGTTTGAGGATGAAATAGAGAAAGAAAAACTCAGGAAGCAAGTAGTTCAATTAAAGACTGACCTTAAGAAGAAGGAAGATGCATTTACTGGAATGGAAAAGAAGTTGAAAGAGAGCAATAGAAGAGGAGTTGTTTCTGATGGAACAAGAACACCATTAAGAAACAATAAATCTGCCGTGGTTCCTCACAGTCTTAAAGAGGTCGCAAGCCTGAGGGAGACAATAAAGTTGCTTGAG GGACAAATAAAGTTGAAGGAAGCTGCTTTGGAAACATCCACAAATGTCTTTTTGGAAAAGGAAAAGGATCTTCAGAAGAAAATTGATGAGTTAGAAAACAAACTCAATGAGTACAACACTGGTTTCTGCAGTTACCAACTTCAAAAG ttGCAGGTATTTAAAGACACTAAGGAGGTTACATCAAATGTGAAAGCATGCATATCGAAAGAAAATGGATATGCAGTGCCCTTCGTGAAAAG
- the LOC107927011 gene encoding myosin-11 isoform X2, with amino-acid sequence MFKSVRWRSDKDRIKAVFKLQFHATQLAESKLQALMISVIPDDGGKPIKTLEKATVQDGNCRWENPLYETVKFVREPKTGKINERIYHFILSTGVEKGGSVGEVSVDFAVYAEANRTFTVSLPLNNSNSKAILHVSIQRLHENADQREVEETEDASFKLQERSLKAHLSNGYEDESIKKDLIEDASFSKTTHNVELRGNHKGSDGSDITISSSNSSSELDTPRELGMKDDNVKNEWSAGSDHGMSTEDSNSSQDNFPRENCQHGSDSEIEKLKNEINALSRQVDVSDMELQTLRKLIVKESKRGQDLSREVVTLKEERDALKLECNRLKAFQKQKNDAKLNNRLQFQNGDPWVLVQEIREELKYEKDLNSNLRLQLQKTQESNAELILAVQDLEEMLDAKNMEMPNTPNKSGSHGSSKELRGTISRSDRDENGYKRASEHLVKEHRGTKETSLLEQKVMDLNSELEIYKRDKDELEAQMEQLALDYEILKQENHDISYKLEQTRLREQLKIQYECPSSSATINELENQIECLQRELSKQSKEFSGSLATINELETHIRSLEEELEKQAKVFERDLGSVTQNKVEQEQRAIRAEEALQMTRLKNANTAEKLQEEFKKLSMQMASTFDANEKVATNALVEANELRLQRNQLEELLKKAKEELQSVTEDYEAKLCDLSNLVKLKSNQIEQMLEEIDDKSKQLEHQKKHVEEVSGAFSKEISRLKAEIDKLTTEKKCLCEQAEQMESLKLELEHTKALVQGTEEQMQSGNLERNNLVSAIALMKKEATKSEEELQRMRHLKEEKDASIESLLSELDTLKAQCDKLKHSVFEDEIEKEKLRKQVVQLKTDLKKKEDAFTGMEKKLKESNRRGVVSDGTRTPLRNNKSAVVPHSLKEVASLRETIKLLEGQIKLKEAALETSTNVFLEKEKDLQKKIDELENKLNEYNTGFCSYQLQKLQVFKDTKEVTSNVKACISKENGYAVPFVKSDGGNHDELMAELTSLKERNKSMENELKDMQERYSDISLKFAEVEGERQQLVMTVRNLMNAKKS; translated from the exons ATGTTTAAGTCGGTGAGATGGAGGAGCGACAAGGACAGGATCAAAGCTGTCTTCAAGTTGCAGTTCCATGCTACTCAA TTGGCAGAGTCAAAATTGCAAGCATTGATGATATCAGTAATTCCTGACGATGGGGGAAAACCGATAAAAACATTAGAAAAGGCGACAGTTCAGGACGGAAACTGTCGATGGGAGAATCCACTTTACGAGACCGTTAAATTTGTTAGGGAGCCAAAAACTGGAAAGATCAAtgaaagaatctatcattttattttatcaaca GGTGTGGAAAAAGGAGGTTCGGTGGGGGAAGTTTCAGTTGATTTTGCTGTTTATGCTGAGGCAAATAGAACTTTCACCGTTTCTCTTCCATTAAATAATTCAAACTCTAAAGCAATTTTGCAT GTCTCAATACAGAGGTTGCATGAAAATGCTGATCAAAG AGAGGTGGAAGAAACTGAAGATGCAAGTTTTAAATTGCAAGAGAGGAGCTTGAAGGCCCACTTGAGCAATGGTTATGAAGATGAAAGCATTAAGAAGGATCTCATTGAA GATGCATCTTTCAGCAAAACCACCCACAATGTTGAATTGCGTGGAAATCATAAAGGATCTGATGGATCTGATATTACCATTTCAAGTTCTAATAGTAGCTCTGAACTTGATACTCCACGAGAACTTGGAATGAAGGATGACAATGTAAAGAATGAGTGGTCGGCAGGTTCTGATCACGGAATGAGTACTGAAGACTCCAACAGTTCCCAGGACAACTTTCCACGAGAAAATTGCCAACATGGTTCAGATAGTGAGATTGAAAAGCTCAAGAATGAGATCAATGCTTTGTCCAGACAAGTGGATGTGTCAGATATGGAATTGCAGACTCTGAGGAAGCTAATTGTAAAGGAGAGCAAAAGGGGGCAGGATCTCTCACGGGAAGTTGTTACTTTGAAAGAAGAAAGAGATGCACTCAAATTAGAATGTAATAGACTGAAGGCCTTTCAGAAGCAAAAGAATGATGCAAAACTAAACAACAGGCTGCAGTTTCAGAATGGGGATCCCTGGGTTCTGGTTCAAGAAATCAGAGAAGAGCTGAAATATGAGAAGGACCTGAATTCCAATCTTCGGTTACAACTGCAGAAGACACAGGAATCAAATGCTGAGTTAATCCTTGCTGTACAAGACCTAGAAGAAATGTTGGATGCAAAGAACATGGAGATGCCCAACACTCCCAACAAATCAGGGTCCCATGGCAGTTCTAAAGAATTGAGAGGCACCATCTCAAGAAGTGACAGAGATGAGAATGGATATAAGAGGGCATCGGAACATCTTGTTAAAGAACACAGAGGCACCAAGGAAACCTCTCTCCTGGAGCAGAAGGTCATGGATCTCAACAGTGAGTTGGAGATCTACAAGAGAGATAAAGATGAGCTCGAGGCACAAATGGAGCAGCTGGCACTTGACTATGAAATACTGAAGCAGGAAAATCATGACATCTCATACAAATTAGAGCAAACCCGGCTGCGAGAACAACTGAAGATACAGTATGAGTGCCCATCTTCTTCCGCTACTATAAATGAACTCGAGAACCAAATTGAATGCTTGCAAAGGGAACTCAGCAAGCAATCAAAAGAATTCTCCGGCTCTTTGGCGACTATAAATGAACTCGAAACCCACATCAGAAGCTTGGAGGAGGAGTTAGAAAAACAGGCAAAAGTGTTTGAAAGGGATCTAGGATCTGTCACACAAAACAAAGTTGAGCAGGAGCAAAGAGCTATTAGAGCTGAGGAAGCCTTACAAATGACAAGATTGAAGAATGCAAATACAGCTGAAAAGCTACAAGAGGAATTTAAAAAACTCTCCATGCAGATGGCCTCAACATTTGATGCAAATGAGAAGGTGGCTACAAATGCTCTAGTTGAAGCTAATGAACTCCGCTTGCAGAGAAATCAGCTGGAAGAACTGCTCAAGAAAGCTAAGGAAGAGCTCCAATCAGTTACTGAGGATTATGAAGCGAAACTCTGTGACCTTTCCAATCTAGTAAAGTTAAAATCAAATCAGATAGAGCAGATGTTGGAGGAAATTGATGACAAATCTAAGCAGCTTGAACACCAAAAGAAGCATGTGGAAGAAGTTAGTGGGGCTTTTTCTAAGGAGATCAGTAGGCTAAAAGCTGAGATTGACAAGCTGACTACCGAAAAGAAATGCCTATGTGAACAAGCTGAGCAGATGGAAAGCTTGAAACTTGAGTTGGAACATACAAAAGCACTTGTCCAAGGAACTGAAGAGCAGATGCAAAGTggaaatttagaaagaaataatcTAGTGAGTGCGATTGCTTTGATGAAAAAGGAAGCAACTAAGTCAGAGGAGGAGTTGCAGAGAATGAGGCATTTGAAGGAAGAGAAAGATGCATCAATTGAATCCTTACTATCAGAGCTGGACACCCTCAAAGCTCAGTGCGATAAATTGAAACATTCTGTGTTTGAGGATGAAATAGAGAAAGAAAAACTCAGGAAGCAAGTAGTTCAATTAAAGACTGACCTTAAGAAGAAGGAAGATGCATTTACTGGAATGGAAAAGAAGTTGAAAGAGAGCAATAGAAGAGGAGTTGTTTCTGATGGAACAAGAACACCATTAAGAAACAATAAATCTGCCGTGGTTCCTCACAGTCTTAAAGAGGTCGCAAGCCTGAGGGAGACAATAAAGTTGCTTGAG GGACAAATAAAGTTGAAGGAAGCTGCTTTGGAAACATCCACAAATGTCTTTTTGGAAAAGGAAAAGGATCTTCAGAAGAAAATTGATGAGTTAGAAAACAAACTCAATGAGTACAACACTGGTTTCTGCAGTTACCAACTTCAAAAG ttGCAGGTATTTAAAGACACTAAGGAGGTTACATCAAATGTGAAAGCATGCATATCGAAAGAAAATGGATATGCAGTGCCCTTCGTGAAAAG
- the LOC107927011 gene encoding myosin-11 isoform X3 encodes MFKSVRWRSDKDRIKAVFKLQFHATQLAESKLQALMISVIPDDGGKPIKTLEKATVQDGNCRWENPLYETVKFVREPKTGKINERIYHFILSTGVEKGGSVGEVSVDFAVYAEANRTFTVSLPLNNSNSKAILHVSIQRLHENADQREVEETEDASFKLQERSLKAHLSNGYEDESIKKDLIEDASFSKTTHNVELRGNHKGSDGSDITISSSNSSSELDTPRELGMKDDNVKNEWSAGSDHGMSTEDSNSSQDNFPRENCQHGSDSEIEKLKNEINALSRQVDVSDMELQTLRKLIVKESKRGQDLSREVVTLKEERDALKLECNRLKAFQKQKNDAKLNNRLQFQNGDPWVLVQEIREELKYEKDLNSNLRLQLQKTQESNAELILAVQDLEEMLDAKNMEMPNTPNKSGSHGSSKELRGTISRSDRDENGYKRASEHLVKEHRGTKETSLLEQKVMDLNSELEIYKRDKDELEAQMEQLALDYEILKQENHDISYKLEQTRLREQLKIQYECPSSSATINELENQIECLQRELSKQSKEFSGSLATINELETHIRSLEEELEKQAKVFERDLGSVTQNKVEQEQRAIRAEEALQMTRLKNANTAEKLQEEFKKLSMQMASTFDANEKVATNALVEANELRLQRNQLEELLKKAKEELQSVTEDYEAKLCDLSNLVKLKSNQIEQMLEEIDDKSKQLEHQKKHVEEVSGAFSKEISRLKAEIDKLTTEKKCLCEQAEQMESLKLELEHTKALVQGTEEQMQSGNLERNNLVSAIALMKKEATKSEEELQRMRHLKEEKDASIESLLSELDTLKAQCDKLKHSVFEDEIEKEKLRKQVVQLKTDLKKKEDAFTGMEKKLKESNRRGVVSDGTRTPLRNNKSAVVPHSLKEVASLRETIKLLEGQIKLKEAALETSTNVFLEKEKDLQKKIDELENKLNEYNTGFCSYQLQKVFKDTKEVTSNVKACISKENGYAVPFVKSSDGGNHDELMAELTSLKERNKSMENELKDMQERYSDISLKFAEVEGERQQLVMTVRNLMNAKKS; translated from the exons ATGTTTAAGTCGGTGAGATGGAGGAGCGACAAGGACAGGATCAAAGCTGTCTTCAAGTTGCAGTTCCATGCTACTCAA TTGGCAGAGTCAAAATTGCAAGCATTGATGATATCAGTAATTCCTGACGATGGGGGAAAACCGATAAAAACATTAGAAAAGGCGACAGTTCAGGACGGAAACTGTCGATGGGAGAATCCACTTTACGAGACCGTTAAATTTGTTAGGGAGCCAAAAACTGGAAAGATCAAtgaaagaatctatcattttattttatcaaca GGTGTGGAAAAAGGAGGTTCGGTGGGGGAAGTTTCAGTTGATTTTGCTGTTTATGCTGAGGCAAATAGAACTTTCACCGTTTCTCTTCCATTAAATAATTCAAACTCTAAAGCAATTTTGCAT GTCTCAATACAGAGGTTGCATGAAAATGCTGATCAAAG AGAGGTGGAAGAAACTGAAGATGCAAGTTTTAAATTGCAAGAGAGGAGCTTGAAGGCCCACTTGAGCAATGGTTATGAAGATGAAAGCATTAAGAAGGATCTCATTGAA GATGCATCTTTCAGCAAAACCACCCACAATGTTGAATTGCGTGGAAATCATAAAGGATCTGATGGATCTGATATTACCATTTCAAGTTCTAATAGTAGCTCTGAACTTGATACTCCACGAGAACTTGGAATGAAGGATGACAATGTAAAGAATGAGTGGTCGGCAGGTTCTGATCACGGAATGAGTACTGAAGACTCCAACAGTTCCCAGGACAACTTTCCACGAGAAAATTGCCAACATGGTTCAGATAGTGAGATTGAAAAGCTCAAGAATGAGATCAATGCTTTGTCCAGACAAGTGGATGTGTCAGATATGGAATTGCAGACTCTGAGGAAGCTAATTGTAAAGGAGAGCAAAAGGGGGCAGGATCTCTCACGGGAAGTTGTTACTTTGAAAGAAGAAAGAGATGCACTCAAATTAGAATGTAATAGACTGAAGGCCTTTCAGAAGCAAAAGAATGATGCAAAACTAAACAACAGGCTGCAGTTTCAGAATGGGGATCCCTGGGTTCTGGTTCAAGAAATCAGAGAAGAGCTGAAATATGAGAAGGACCTGAATTCCAATCTTCGGTTACAACTGCAGAAGACACAGGAATCAAATGCTGAGTTAATCCTTGCTGTACAAGACCTAGAAGAAATGTTGGATGCAAAGAACATGGAGATGCCCAACACTCCCAACAAATCAGGGTCCCATGGCAGTTCTAAAGAATTGAGAGGCACCATCTCAAGAAGTGACAGAGATGAGAATGGATATAAGAGGGCATCGGAACATCTTGTTAAAGAACACAGAGGCACCAAGGAAACCTCTCTCCTGGAGCAGAAGGTCATGGATCTCAACAGTGAGTTGGAGATCTACAAGAGAGATAAAGATGAGCTCGAGGCACAAATGGAGCAGCTGGCACTTGACTATGAAATACTGAAGCAGGAAAATCATGACATCTCATACAAATTAGAGCAAACCCGGCTGCGAGAACAACTGAAGATACAGTATGAGTGCCCATCTTCTTCCGCTACTATAAATGAACTCGAGAACCAAATTGAATGCTTGCAAAGGGAACTCAGCAAGCAATCAAAAGAATTCTCCGGCTCTTTGGCGACTATAAATGAACTCGAAACCCACATCAGAAGCTTGGAGGAGGAGTTAGAAAAACAGGCAAAAGTGTTTGAAAGGGATCTAGGATCTGTCACACAAAACAAAGTTGAGCAGGAGCAAAGAGCTATTAGAGCTGAGGAAGCCTTACAAATGACAAGATTGAAGAATGCAAATACAGCTGAAAAGCTACAAGAGGAATTTAAAAAACTCTCCATGCAGATGGCCTCAACATTTGATGCAAATGAGAAGGTGGCTACAAATGCTCTAGTTGAAGCTAATGAACTCCGCTTGCAGAGAAATCAGCTGGAAGAACTGCTCAAGAAAGCTAAGGAAGAGCTCCAATCAGTTACTGAGGATTATGAAGCGAAACTCTGTGACCTTTCCAATCTAGTAAAGTTAAAATCAAATCAGATAGAGCAGATGTTGGAGGAAATTGATGACAAATCTAAGCAGCTTGAACACCAAAAGAAGCATGTGGAAGAAGTTAGTGGGGCTTTTTCTAAGGAGATCAGTAGGCTAAAAGCTGAGATTGACAAGCTGACTACCGAAAAGAAATGCCTATGTGAACAAGCTGAGCAGATGGAAAGCTTGAAACTTGAGTTGGAACATACAAAAGCACTTGTCCAAGGAACTGAAGAGCAGATGCAAAGTggaaatttagaaagaaataatcTAGTGAGTGCGATTGCTTTGATGAAAAAGGAAGCAACTAAGTCAGAGGAGGAGTTGCAGAGAATGAGGCATTTGAAGGAAGAGAAAGATGCATCAATTGAATCCTTACTATCAGAGCTGGACACCCTCAAAGCTCAGTGCGATAAATTGAAACATTCTGTGTTTGAGGATGAAATAGAGAAAGAAAAACTCAGGAAGCAAGTAGTTCAATTAAAGACTGACCTTAAGAAGAAGGAAGATGCATTTACTGGAATGGAAAAGAAGTTGAAAGAGAGCAATAGAAGAGGAGTTGTTTCTGATGGAACAAGAACACCATTAAGAAACAATAAATCTGCCGTGGTTCCTCACAGTCTTAAAGAGGTCGCAAGCCTGAGGGAGACAATAAAGTTGCTTGAG GGACAAATAAAGTTGAAGGAAGCTGCTTTGGAAACATCCACAAATGTCTTTTTGGAAAAGGAAAAGGATCTTCAGAAGAAAATTGATGAGTTAGAAAACAAACTCAATGAGTACAACACTGGTTTCTGCAGTTACCAACTTCAAAAG GTATTTAAAGACACTAAGGAGGTTACATCAAATGTGAAAGCATGCATATCGAAAGAAAATGGATATGCAGTGCCCTTCGTGAAAAG